In a single window of the Pseudomonas entomophila genome:
- a CDS encoding bifunctional diguanylate cyclase/phosphodiesterase: MDRNADLSPSTPTSRLQMRRLVSGFCAVFGLACLIALGALFNIAATLDRQERERSTFHATQALEQRLLASRQFLSSYAVWDAAYEHLVGKVDWQWAYDEKNVGESLYSASGYEGVFVVEDATTTYALFKGKPTHSPVDAYLDTATAPLIAEARQAAPAREQITHFIRFNGWPAVLSAAAIRPDKEVTEGEVSQAPVMLFIDQLTDAKLARLGEGAGLARMRLEKNINEAPEQPRIDLGETGYHLAWDSPLPGRQLLWAVLPPLLGVLLIMGLVLVYLFRHALRSSHAIDQSLLRLQQSNQALEASEQRFRAVAEAASDWIWETDRHHRLTYLSQRFVKVTGYPVEHWLGQPLNQLLACDTTPLLPWLDSQADSDAQQLANLRCNYDDATGQNRYCRVSARSIVFDGKLAGFRGTASDITDEVAAHARIQHLSMHDALTGLANRNKLSRHLEQALLRGSDSPPLTLLLLDLDSFKPINDSLGHPAGDAVLQEVANRLRDTTRDDDLVARLGGDEFVLVLNGLNTRTEIDRFCARLLELLHQPISYEEHQLHIGASIGVAQTRLQGYDAGELIRCADIALYQAKADGKNTWRYFSPEMNQQIQYRRQLENDLRRAIKQNEFVLHYQPRYRLDDLHIVSVEALLRWQHPQEGLLGPDTFIPLAEQSDLIVPLGRWVLAEACRNARDWPEELLVSVNLSPAQFSRSDVVADVRQVLLETGFPAQRLELEITENVMLNDIEGALGTMLALKELGVRLNMDDFGTGYSSLGYLRTYPFDSIKIDKRFIAGLNSQSGNDKAVVQAIINLGQAMGLTVTAEGVETEQQLQALGKENCHEVQGYYLSRPVDRESFEALLSARDVRQGVS, from the coding sequence ATGGACAGGAACGCCGACCTTTCACCCTCCACACCCACCTCGCGGCTGCAGATGCGTCGCCTGGTCAGTGGTTTCTGTGCCGTGTTCGGCCTGGCTTGCCTGATCGCCCTGGGCGCCTTGTTCAACATTGCCGCCACCCTCGACCGGCAGGAGCGTGAGCGCAGTACCTTCCACGCCACCCAGGCGCTGGAGCAACGGTTGCTGGCCTCGCGTCAGTTTCTTTCCAGCTATGCCGTCTGGGATGCCGCCTACGAACACCTGGTCGGCAAGGTCGACTGGCAATGGGCCTATGACGAAAAGAATGTCGGTGAATCGCTTTACAGCGCCAGCGGTTACGAGGGTGTATTCGTGGTCGAGGACGCTACCACCACGTATGCGCTGTTCAAGGGCAAACCCACCCACTCGCCTGTCGACGCCTACCTCGATACTGCCACGGCTCCGTTGATCGCCGAGGCGCGCCAGGCCGCACCTGCACGTGAACAGATCACTCACTTCATTCGATTCAACGGCTGGCCAGCGGTGCTCAGCGCCGCGGCAATACGGCCCGACAAAGAAGTAACCGAGGGCGAAGTCAGTCAGGCGCCGGTAATGCTGTTCATCGACCAGTTGACCGATGCCAAGCTCGCCCGCCTGGGCGAAGGCGCGGGACTGGCCAGGATGCGCCTGGAAAAGAACATCAATGAAGCGCCTGAACAGCCGCGCATCGACCTGGGCGAAACCGGCTACCACCTGGCCTGGGATAGCCCCCTGCCAGGCCGCCAGCTGCTTTGGGCGGTGCTGCCGCCCTTGCTTGGCGTGCTGCTGATCATGGGCTTGGTGCTGGTCTATCTGTTCCGTCACGCATTGCGCAGTTCCCACGCCATCGACCAGAGCCTACTGCGCCTGCAGCAGAGCAACCAGGCTTTGGAGGCCAGCGAACAGCGGTTCCGGGCCGTGGCCGAGGCAGCGTCCGACTGGATCTGGGAAACCGACCGGCACCATCGGCTGACCTACCTGTCGCAACGCTTCGTCAAAGTCACCGGCTACCCGGTCGAGCACTGGCTGGGGCAGCCACTCAACCAGTTGCTGGCCTGTGACACCACGCCCTTGCTGCCCTGGCTGGACAGCCAGGCCGACAGCGATGCGCAACAACTGGCCAACTTGCGCTGCAACTACGACGATGCCACCGGGCAGAATCGCTATTGCCGCGTCTCGGCACGTTCGATCGTGTTCGATGGCAAGCTCGCCGGGTTCCGCGGCACCGCCAGCGACATCACCGACGAGGTCGCCGCCCATGCCCGTATCCAGCACCTGTCGATGCACGATGCCCTGACGGGCCTTGCCAACCGCAATAAACTGTCGCGCCATCTGGAGCAGGCGCTGCTGCGTGGCAGCGACTCGCCGCCGCTGACCTTGCTGCTGCTCGACCTGGACAGCTTCAAGCCGATCAACGATTCCCTCGGCCACCCCGCTGGCGACGCAGTGCTGCAGGAAGTCGCCAACCGCCTGCGCGACACCACTCGCGACGATGACCTCGTTGCCCGCCTGGGCGGCGACGAATTTGTCCTGGTGCTGAACGGCCTGAACACCCGCACCGAGATCGACCGCTTCTGCGCCCGTCTGCTCGAACTGCTGCATCAACCGATCAGCTACGAGGAGCATCAGTTGCATATCGGCGCCAGCATCGGTGTCGCCCAGACTCGGCTCCAGGGCTACGATGCCGGCGAACTGATCCGCTGCGCCGATATCGCCCTCTATCAAGCCAAGGCCGACGGCAAGAACACCTGGCGCTACTTCTCGCCGGAGATGAACCAGCAGATCCAGTACCGTCGCCAGTTGGAAAACGACCTGCGCCGCGCCATCAAGCAGAACGAGTTCGTGCTCCACTACCAGCCGCGGTATCGCCTGGACGACCTGCACATCGTCTCGGTCGAGGCCTTGCTGCGCTGGCAGCACCCGCAGGAGGGGCTGCTAGGGCCGGACACGTTCATCCCGCTGGCCGAGCAGAGCGACCTGATCGTGCCCCTGGGTCGCTGGGTGCTGGCAGAAGCCTGCCGTAATGCCCGCGACTGGCCAGAAGAACTGCTGGTGTCGGTCAACCTTTCACCCGCGCAGTTCTCCCGCAGCGACGTGGTCGCCGACGTACGCCAGGTGTTGCTGGAGACAGGCTTCCCAGCCCAGCGCCTGGAGCTTGAGATCACCGAGAACGTCATGCTCAACGATATCGAGGGTGCCCTGGGCACCATGCTGGCGCTCAAGGAGCTGGGCGTGCGCCTGAACATGGATGACTTCGGTACCGGCTATTCGTCACTGGGCTACCTGCGCACCTATCCGTTCGACAGCATCAAGATCGACAAGCGCTTCATCGCCGGGCTGAACAGCCAGAGCGGTAATGACAAGGCGGTGGTTCAGGCCATCATCAACCTCGGCCAGGCCATGGGCCTGACCGTCACCGCCGAGGGGGTGGAGACCGAGCAGCAGCTCCAGGCGCTGGGCAAAGAGAACTGCCACGAAGTGCAGGGGTACTACCTGAGCAGGCCGGTGGACCGTGAAAGCTTCGAAGCGCTGTTGTCGGCGCGAGACGTGCGCCAGGGTGTCTCCTGA
- a CDS encoding SDR family oxidoreductase, with translation MNKPLIIVTGASSGIGAATARLFSAAGHPLLLIARRLERLEALALPNALCRAVDIRDRAALVAAVKEAESLHGPADALVNNAGVMLLGQMSEQDPEQWERMFDINVKGLLNGVHALLGGMIERHHGTLINVSSVAGRKTFPNHVAYVGSKFAVHGLSENLREELAPHNVRVVTIAPGAVETELLGHTTDEAIKRGYEAWKANDMGGVVLSAEDVAGAILWAYQQPQQVCIREIVLAATAQQP, from the coding sequence ATGAACAAACCACTGATCATCGTCACCGGCGCCAGCTCCGGTATCGGCGCTGCCACCGCCCGCCTGTTTTCCGCTGCGGGCCATCCCTTGCTGCTGATAGCCCGGCGCCTGGAACGCCTGGAAGCCCTGGCGCTGCCCAATGCCCTGTGCCGTGCGGTGGACATCCGTGATCGCGCCGCGCTGGTGGCGGCCGTAAAGGAAGCCGAATCCCTGCATGGGCCGGCCGACGCGCTGGTTAACAATGCCGGGGTGATGCTGCTCGGACAGATGAGCGAGCAGGATCCAGAGCAGTGGGAGCGGATGTTCGACATCAACGTGAAGGGCCTGCTCAATGGCGTGCATGCGCTGCTTGGCGGCATGATCGAGCGGCACCATGGCACGCTGATCAATGTCAGCTCCGTGGCCGGGCGCAAGACCTTCCCCAACCATGTGGCCTATGTCGGCAGCAAGTTCGCCGTGCACGGCTTGTCGGAGAACCTGCGCGAGGAACTGGCGCCGCACAACGTGCGCGTGGTGACCATCGCCCCCGGAGCGGTGGAGACCGAGTTGCTCGGGCACACCACCGACGAAGCCATCAAGCGCGGCTACGAGGCGTGGAAAGCCAACGACATGGGCGGGGTGGTGCTGAGCGCCGAGGATGTCGCCGGGGCAATCCTGTGGGCCTACCAGCAGCCACAGCAGGTGTGCATTCGTGAGATCGTGCTGGCAGCCACCGCGCAGCAGCCCTGA
- a CDS encoding SDR family NAD(P)-dependent oxidoreductase, translated as MNRKIALITGASRGLGRNAAEHLAACGIDIIGTYHSKADEAQAVTARLGQAGVRAAMLQLDVSDSASFATFVERLGDTLEQQFGRRQLDFLVNNAGIGLNAPFSETSEAQFDQLLNIQLKGPFFLTQRLLPLIADGGRIVNISTGLTRFALPGYAAYAAMKGAMEVLTRYQAKELGPRGIRVNILAPGAIETDFGGGVVRDNAQVNDFIAGNTALGRVGLPDDIGAAIALLLEEGNGWITGQRLEVSGGMFL; from the coding sequence ATGAATCGCAAGATCGCCTTGATCACCGGCGCCAGCCGCGGCCTGGGCCGCAATGCCGCCGAACACCTCGCCGCCTGCGGCATCGACATCATCGGCACCTACCACAGCAAGGCCGACGAAGCCCAGGCTGTGACTGCAAGGCTGGGGCAGGCTGGCGTGCGCGCGGCGATGTTGCAGCTGGATGTCAGCGACAGTGCCAGCTTCGCCACCTTCGTCGAACGCCTGGGGGACACCCTCGAGCAGCAGTTTGGTCGCCGTCAGCTGGACTTCCTGGTGAACAACGCCGGCATCGGCCTGAATGCGCCGTTCAGCGAAACCAGCGAGGCGCAGTTCGACCAGTTGCTGAACATTCAGCTCAAGGGCCCATTCTTCCTGACCCAACGCCTGCTGCCCTTGATTGCCGACGGTGGTCGCATCGTCAACATTTCCACCGGCCTGACCCGCTTCGCCCTGCCCGGCTACGCCGCCTATGCGGCGATGAAGGGCGCGATGGAAGTGCTGACCCGCTACCAGGCCAAGGAGTTGGGCCCACGCGGCATCCGCGTGAACATTCTTGCGCCGGGTGCCATCGAGACCGACTTCGGCGGTGGCGTGGTGCGTGACAACGCGCAAGTCAACGACTTCATCGCCGGGAACACCGCACTCGGGCGTGTAGGGCTGCCCGACGACATCGGCGCGGCCATCGCTTTGTTGCTGGAAGAGGGCAATGGCTGGATCACCGGGCAGCGCCTGGAGGTCTCCGGCGGCATGTTCCTCTGA
- a CDS encoding diguanylate cyclase has product MIDNRSGKGLSFVRRIYLPRIIGLGIGLFSVMAAVASLPMPHWAWALLLFNGLAWPHVAYQWALRSASPYQAEQRNLLIDSLMGGFWTAAMHFNPLPTVTILSMMTMNNVAAGGKRLLLRGLLAQSCGMLLASALLGTGYQPQATQLQVFACLPMLTLYPLALGWVCYQLAIKLSEHKRRLSALSRTDSLTGLLNHGSWKDLLLLKFQICQQQQLPAVIALIDIDHFKTINDTYGHVVGDCVLRQLSQELKRSLRDDDLAGRYGGDEFCVILPGTQEAHACQAMERLRERVGAYRNPQLPDLRISLSIGLAAFQPGLPTPEHWLAEADRALYAAKHQGRDQVNFARGGVTALRLAYPE; this is encoded by the coding sequence ATGATCGACAACCGCAGCGGCAAGGGGCTTTCTTTCGTCAGGCGCATCTATCTGCCGCGGATCATAGGCCTGGGCATCGGCCTCTTCAGTGTGATGGCCGCCGTCGCATCACTGCCGATGCCACACTGGGCCTGGGCACTGTTGCTGTTCAACGGCCTGGCGTGGCCGCACGTGGCCTACCAATGGGCACTGCGCTCGGCCTCCCCTTACCAGGCCGAACAGCGCAACCTACTGATCGATTCGCTCATGGGCGGTTTCTGGACCGCAGCCATGCATTTCAATCCGCTGCCCACTGTCACCATCCTGTCGATGATGACCATGAACAACGTCGCCGCCGGTGGCAAGCGTCTGCTGCTGCGGGGCCTGCTTGCCCAGTCCTGTGGCATGCTGCTGGCCAGCGCCCTGCTGGGCACCGGTTATCAGCCACAAGCCACGCAGTTGCAGGTGTTCGCCTGCCTGCCCATGCTCACGCTCTACCCGCTGGCCCTGGGCTGGGTGTGCTACCAGCTGGCAATCAAACTCTCCGAGCACAAACGCCGCCTGAGTGCCCTGAGCCGCACCGACAGCCTCACCGGCCTGCTCAACCATGGTTCGTGGAAGGACCTGCTGCTGCTCAAGTTCCAGATTTGCCAGCAGCAGCAACTGCCGGCGGTCATCGCCCTGATCGATATCGACCACTTCAAGACCATCAACGACACCTACGGCCATGTGGTCGGCGACTGCGTGCTGCGCCAACTCAGCCAGGAACTCAAGCGCAGCCTGCGCGATGACGACCTGGCCGGGCGCTACGGCGGCGACGAGTTCTGTGTGATCCTCCCCGGCACACAGGAAGCCCACGCTTGCCAGGCCATGGAACGCCTGCGCGAACGCGTGGGTGCCTACCGCAACCCACAACTGCCAGACCTGCGCATCAGCTTGAGCATCGGCCTGGCGGCATTCCAACCCGGCCTGCCCACCCCGGAGCATTGGCTGGCGGAGGCCGACCGGGCGCTGTACGCGGCCAAACACCAGGGGCGAGATCAGGTCAATTTCGCCCGAGGCGGCGTCACGGCGCTCAGGCTGGCCTATCCTGAGTGA
- a CDS encoding LysR family transcriptional regulator yields the protein MDIRHLKAFIAVFEERNITVAAQRLCVAQPTLSVTIRQLEDDLGAELFLRQARGVEVSEQARELYPLARRMVAEADALRLRFRQGQERVPLTLGIEADIAPAQLEACVRLASQAVAGLQLTLLEGCDGDARLADEALRCEDELFLPLWEEAFVLAMATGSQADGRWITCPQHPSHQRLMSLYDEGEQVGQAGSLQQALIMVAAGLGAAWLPQSLVERHPGVYWQPAPGLALRRRIGLCLTTQALALPALASLHQALMGA from the coding sequence ATGGATATCCGTCACCTCAAGGCGTTCATCGCGGTCTTCGAGGAACGCAACATCACTGTAGCCGCCCAACGCCTGTGCGTGGCCCAGCCGACCTTGTCGGTGACTATTCGCCAGTTGGAGGACGACCTGGGCGCCGAACTGTTCCTGCGCCAGGCCCGTGGTGTCGAAGTCAGCGAGCAGGCCCGCGAACTCTACCCCCTGGCCCGTCGCATGGTGGCCGAAGCCGACGCATTGCGCCTGCGTTTTCGCCAGGGGCAGGAACGGGTGCCCTTGACCTTGGGCATCGAGGCGGATATCGCTCCGGCCCAACTCGAGGCATGTGTACGCCTGGCCAGCCAGGCCGTGGCCGGGTTGCAGTTGACCTTGCTCGAGGGGTGCGACGGTGACGCGCGGCTGGCCGATGAAGCCCTGCGTTGTGAGGACGAACTGTTCCTGCCGCTGTGGGAAGAGGCCTTTGTCCTGGCGATGGCCACGGGCAGCCAGGCGGACGGACGCTGGATCACCTGCCCGCAGCACCCTTCGCACCAGCGGTTGATGAGCCTCTATGACGAGGGGGAGCAGGTCGGGCAGGCCGGCTCGCTGCAGCAGGCCCTGATCATGGTCGCGGCTGGCCTGGGGGCGGCGTGGCTACCCCAGTCACTGGTCGAACGGCATCCCGGGGTCTACTGGCAACCTGCTCCGGGGTTGGCGTTGCGCCGTCGGATCGGTCTGTGCCTGACCACACAGGCCCTGGCGCTGCCGGCGTTGGCCAGCTTGCACCAGGCACTCATGGGGGCTTGA
- a CDS encoding LysR family transcriptional regulator, giving the protein MNKLELLRTFVRVCELCSFTQAGDSLGLPRSTVSEQVRALENLLGTRLFNRTTRRVQVTQDGALLYERSKELLSGMDEIESLFRADDAELAGRLRIDLPTMMARRVIVPALPGFLERFPRLEVEISCTDRQVDLLREGFDCVMRIGALGDLDVVARPVGRLSMCNCASPVYLERHGMPRNLSDLAEHRLVHYVRTLGARSQGFEYVQDGERRFQAMGGVVTVNNAEAYSAASLAGLGLIQVPLVGVDEHLRRGELVSVLEPWQAPAMPVSLLYARQRHVPRRVQAFMNWLAVLLEPQVDAVAGVS; this is encoded by the coding sequence ATGAACAAGTTGGAGCTTTTGCGCACCTTCGTGAGGGTCTGCGAGTTGTGCAGTTTCACCCAGGCCGGCGACAGCCTCGGGCTGCCGCGCTCGACTGTCTCCGAGCAGGTGCGGGCGCTGGAGAACCTGCTCGGCACACGCCTGTTCAATCGCACTACCCGCCGCGTGCAGGTGACCCAGGATGGCGCGTTGTTGTACGAGCGTAGCAAGGAGCTGCTGTCGGGCATGGACGAAATCGAAAGCCTGTTCCGCGCCGACGATGCCGAGCTGGCCGGGCGCCTGCGCATTGACCTGCCGACCATGATGGCGCGGCGGGTAATCGTGCCGGCCCTGCCAGGGTTTCTCGAGCGCTTCCCACGCCTGGAGGTGGAAATCAGTTGCACCGACCGCCAGGTCGACCTGCTGCGCGAGGGGTTCGATTGTGTGATGCGAATCGGCGCCCTGGGCGACCTGGACGTGGTGGCTCGCCCGGTCGGCCGCCTGAGCATGTGCAACTGCGCCAGCCCCGTGTACCTGGAGCGCCACGGTATGCCGCGAAATCTGTCGGACCTCGCCGAGCATCGCCTGGTCCACTACGTGCGCACGTTGGGGGCCCGCAGCCAGGGTTTCGAGTACGTGCAGGACGGCGAACGGCGTTTCCAGGCCATGGGCGGCGTGGTCACGGTCAACAACGCCGAGGCCTACTCCGCAGCCAGCCTGGCCGGCCTTGGCTTGATCCAGGTGCCGCTGGTCGGGGTGGATGAACACCTGCGCCGGGGCGAGCTGGTGTCGGTGCTCGAGCCCTGGCAGGCGCCAGCGATGCCGGTTTCGCTGCTGTACGCCCGGCAACGCCATGTGCCGCGGCGGGTCCAGGCGTTCATGAACTGGCTGGCGGTGTTACTGGAACCCCAGGTCGATGCAGTGGCAGGCGTAAGCTGA
- a CDS encoding GAF domain-containing sensor histidine kinase codes for MTQAVNTDIAIIGRINAVPAILQVICETTGLRFAAVARVTENSWTACAVLDTLGFGLDVGGELDVTTTLCHEIRSTRQTIVIDKASEDEQYCRHHTPRHYRFESYISVPVLRTDGSFFGTICALDPNPTTLKGTAIQPMMESFARLLAIQIESEENAQRTEQALQKERAMAEVREQFIAVLGHDLRNPLFAITAGAELLSQRLQDEKQLLIAQHILTCGQRATQLVRDVLDFARGRLGTGIALNLQPCHDLREALSHVASELQRVHPQRHIDLQIDEIDGLYCDRERITQLLSNLIANALAHGAPDSPVTVRANIEARTFNLSVHNQGTPIPAQTLPLLFQPFTRPMSDTPQQGLGLGLYIASQIALAHCGHMEVASSVQGGTLFSLRLPLHRPGVPVTPPASS; via the coding sequence ATGACCCAGGCCGTCAATACCGACATCGCCATCATCGGCCGTATCAATGCGGTGCCTGCCATACTCCAGGTGATCTGCGAGACCACCGGCCTGCGCTTTGCCGCAGTAGCGCGAGTGACCGAGAACAGCTGGACGGCCTGCGCCGTGCTGGACACCCTGGGCTTCGGCCTGGACGTGGGCGGCGAGCTCGACGTGACCACCACGCTGTGCCACGAAATCCGCAGCACCCGCCAGACCATCGTGATCGACAAAGCCAGCGAGGACGAGCAGTACTGCCGTCACCACACACCACGCCACTACCGCTTCGAGAGCTATATCTCGGTGCCGGTGCTACGCACCGATGGCAGCTTCTTCGGCACCATCTGCGCCCTTGACCCCAACCCCACCACACTCAAGGGCACGGCCATCCAGCCAATGATGGAATCCTTCGCACGCCTGCTGGCGATCCAGATCGAGAGCGAGGAGAACGCCCAACGCACCGAGCAAGCCCTGCAGAAAGAGCGGGCCATGGCCGAGGTGCGTGAACAGTTCATCGCCGTGCTGGGGCACGACCTGCGCAACCCACTGTTCGCCATCACCGCCGGCGCCGAACTGCTGAGCCAGCGCCTGCAGGACGAAAAGCAGCTGCTGATCGCCCAACACATCCTGACCTGCGGCCAACGTGCCACCCAGCTCGTGCGCGATGTCCTGGACTTCGCCCGCGGGCGTCTCGGCACCGGCATCGCACTCAACCTGCAACCCTGCCACGACCTGCGCGAGGCCCTGAGCCATGTCGCCTCGGAGTTGCAGCGGGTGCACCCGCAACGGCACATCGACCTGCAGATCGACGAAATCGATGGGCTTTACTGCGACCGCGAGCGGATCACGCAACTGCTGTCGAACCTGATTGCCAACGCCCTGGCCCATGGCGCGCCCGACAGTCCAGTGACCGTGCGAGCCAATATCGAGGCCCGCACCTTCAACCTCAGCGTGCACAACCAAGGTACGCCGATCCCAGCCCAGACCTTGCCGCTGCTGTTCCAACCCTTCACTCGCCCGATGTCCGACACACCGCAGCAAGGCCTGGGATTGGGTTTGTACATTGCCAGCCAGATCGCCCTGGCCCACTGCGGGCATATGGAAGTGGCGTCCAGCGTCCAGGGCGGGACCTTGTTCAGCTTACGCCTGCCACTGCATCGACCTGGGGTTCCAGTAACACCGCCAGCCAGTTCATGA
- a CDS encoding DUF2025 family protein codes for MAITSQDICNAADQLKGFVGFHGKRGTHIVRFSEDSFGMDVADDSITPCSEFVWRAEGDLRMALCRERLALLFGLHVDDRLNICEPLRIYLRRTDLPEIVAERSPIAR; via the coding sequence ATGGCCATCACGTCCCAGGACATCTGCAACGCTGCCGACCAGCTCAAGGGTTTCGTCGGTTTCCACGGCAAGCGTGGCACACATATCGTGCGTTTTTCCGAAGACTCGTTTGGCATGGATGTGGCCGACGACAGCATCACGCCCTGCAGCGAGTTCGTCTGGCGCGCCGAGGGCGACCTGCGTATGGCTCTGTGTCGCGAGCGCCTGGCGCTGCTGTTCGGCCTGCATGTGGACGACCGCCTGAACATCTGTGAGCCATTGCGCATCTACCTGCGGCGTACCGACCTGCCGGAAATCGTTGCCGAACGCAGCCCCATCGCCAGGTAG